The DNA region GATCAGATTACTGATGAAGTAGAGAGTAAACTACGCTCGCTCGTAGAGAACGAGTTTCAAGTGGAACTTTCCACACAAGTCGACGAACTCCACAACCAGTTGACACGTGTAAATCAGTCTATACGACTTCTCTCTTCGATTACTGCCTGTAACGAGCAGATCGGAATTAGCGAATCAGCGATTCAAGATGGAAATTTCACCTCTGCACTCGACCACGTGAATCGTGGTAAGAAACACCTCGATGCGGCAAATCAAATCACCACGCAGTTGAGCGAACACGAATGGACTCAACCAGTCGAGCGCCGTAGAGAAAAGCTCGACAGACTGGACAATCAGATACACGCTGAACTTGAGACACAGAAAATCGAAAAACGACTCGATGAAGCAGAGCGTGATATCGAGCACGCAATCAATGGCCTCGGTGAGGATACGACCGCGGTCGACATTGAAGCTTCAGTTGATCATCTCGAGTCGGCAGTAAGTACCATCAAAACGGTTCAACCCATCGTCGAGAGTGTCGGCGGAGCAGCACAAGAACGGTTGGAGTGCTTGGCGAACCAAGCCGAGGAGACCGAAGAGTTAGTTGAGCGGTATCGAAACTCACTAGAATTCGATTCGTTGATTGAATCGGTCGAAGAGCAGATCAAAGCTGGCGTCGAAGCGAGTAAAGAGGGCTCGTATCAAAGTTCGAGTGGACACTTTGGGCACGCGAAACAAGAGCTAAATGCGGCGACTGAACTCGTCGGAAAAGTCGACCGAAGCGATGCTGGTAAACAGGTCAGACAGTTATCTCGCCGTTTGGAAAGCGAGCGCTCCGACGCGCTCCGACGGAAGCATTTCAGTATTTGTTGGAGCTTGATGGAACGCGCAGAGAAAGCAGTCGCTCGAGCCATTGACCACCTCGAAACCAACGCGTACGATGACGCAGCGAAGGGGTTCACTGAGGCGATAGAACATCTATCTGACGCCGAACAGTGGGCTCAGAGATCCGACTTAGCAGAACAATGGGAGATCAAGCAACGCCTAGACACACTCTGTGAGTACAGGTCGAATGCCGAGTCGTCTCTCGAAACGTATCTAAAGCGCCGCTCGTCGGAGGCTGCCCAGCATCTCGACAGAGCAAATCAACTCATCTCGAAGAGCCACCAGCAACTCGATATTGAGGACGCGAGTGCAGCGAACGAGAGCTGGATGACCGCTCGCGACTCGCTGGATACGGCCAAGGAAATAATCGGTAATTCGCAGCTGCAAAATGCCGCGAATCTCGAGGAAAGACACCGTGAGACGGAAAGACGTCTCACAGAGTTGCGAAACGCTATCGAACGGTCTGGGTACGACATTTCCGGAGCAAGCCGTACTAGGCTCGTTGATGAACTCCAAGAACTGGCGGTGACCATCGGAGAATCCCCGCGAGAAGAGTTCGTCGACGCCTGTGGGAGGTACCCCTCAGACGAGTACGTAGAGATGTTCGGCTCGTGGGAGGATGCACTTCGTGCAGCTAACTTGGAACCGGTCGACTGGGCCTCCAGAAATCGACGCAAATACACTCGTGTCGATATCCTTGAGTCGGTCGCCGAACTGACGAGGACATTCGGTCGATACCCGACCAAGGCCGAGATGAACGACCAAGGTTCAATGTCCGTTTCAACGGTAGAGACTCGGTTTGGGACGTGGGAGAGCGCCCTCGATCTGGCTGAGCGCATTGAGCTTAGTTCGGAGTTGTCGAGAGATGACGCAGTTGCCGAACTCACCGGGATTAGTGGCGTGACAGCGACTGAAGCGTCGATACTCTACGATGCCGGGTTGACCTCGGTTATAGATGTACAGAAAGCGACGATGGAGAATCTCCTCGCTATTGATGGAATCTCAAAACAAATCGCGTTGCGGATGAAAGCCGACGTTGGTGAGCTAACTACGGAGTCCCAAGTGCGTTAGCTTCCACATAGGAAAGCGCTCTAAAATTCGGGCAAATGCATATTTTCAATGCTTTGTATATCGATGTCTCTGGACTATCCCTGATTCATCCTTCTCCACGGAGATCTCTACTGAAGTGGCGATTCTCCTCACCGCTAGAATTAAGTCAGACTACGTACCATTTGATTCCAGCGAACCGCAAGACGGCAGTGCCGCCGCCATACTACATAACGAACTCCAGAGGGTGGAGGGAGGTGTTCTTTATAAGCACCTCTCCGCCGTCTGTTGATCCGGAAGCGCTATGAATTAGAACGGACCCGACGGGATTTGAACCCGCGACATCTTGGTCCGGAACCAAGCACTCTGTCCACTGAGCTACGGGCCCTCACCCAAACGTACAGGACAACTGGCTATAACGGTTGTGACCTGTCTCTCGGCATTGGCAATCGTTTGACAGCTATCGACAGAAGAGAGAAGAAATCCGAAACTCGTCGACCGATTACGGCGCGGTTCCGGTCTCGATGGAGAAGTCCGCACGCGGGTAGGCGACGCAGGTGAGCGTGTAGCCGTCGTCGAGTTCGCCGTCGTCGAGCATCTGCTGGTTGTCGTGGACGACGTAGTCCTCGGAGTTGCCGCCGGAGGTAATCTGCCCCGCACAGGAGACACACTGCCCCTGTCGGCAGGCGTACGGAAGGTCCCAGCCCTCCTCTTCGCCGGATTCGAGGACGGTCTGATTGTTCGGAATCTCGATGGTCGCACCCTCCTTGACGAACTCGACCTCGAAGTATTCGACTTCGTCCTCGGGGATGTCGGCGGGACTCGAACTCTCCTCTTGGGCTTCACCCTCTTCGAGTTCGCCCTCCTCGCCCGCTGCCGCGCCACCGACGGCGACGGCACCGCCGCCGCCGATAGAGCGGTTCATCGGTTCGGGAAAGTCCGTCTCGGGGACCGTCGACGCGCGCTGTTCGAGCACCTCTTGGGAGATGTCGGCGGTGGCCGCCCACCCCGTTCCCTTGGAGAAGTGCATCGCGACGGCGAGCGCCGTCAGCGCCGCGCCCAGTCCTAGCGCCACTGGGTCGATGAGAGCCATATCGGCGGCTACGGAGTGCTGGTTTACAACAGTTGTGATTCCACCGACGGCTCACCGACGCTACGGCCGCTCTCGCAGAGCCGTGCGCGAGGAGAGCCGGAAATCGAATCCTCCCGTGAGTCGACTACTCCAGCGGAATCCGTTTGAGTTCTTCCTCGCCGCGCTCTTTCATCCGGTCGAAACGGCTTCGAGCGGTCACCCTCGTCTCGCCGAACGTCGCCCCGACGAGTGCGCCGACGGCCGCACCCGTGCTGGCGGCTTTCTTGCTCACGATTCCCCCGACTGCACCACCGATCGCCCCGCCGATGGCCGCGTACCGAACACGACTCAGAACGCGGTACAGACGAACTGATACGCTAGCTCTATCCATAGACGAGTGTACGCTGGCCGATCAAATAACGTTGTTCTCAGTTTCTCGCTGTGACTTTACGGACTCGTTGTCGATGGCGAGACGGCGTGCTGTCGCCGCCGGGCACGTGCGAGTCGACGGGCCTCGAAGAGTCGCCCGAGTAGATGGTCGGCGACCACCGGCGCTGCGCCGACGAGACCCGCGCCGAACGCCAATCCGTACCAGCTGAGTACCCCTCGCGGAACCACTTGCATCACGTAGAGCGCGACGACGGCCGCGAGAAGCGCCGTGGCGGCAATTGTCAGTCCGTAGCCAATCAAGAGGGCACCACCGCGAAGGTAACCCTCGAAACGTCCGAAAACCGATGTCATCGTTCGTACCTCTACACACACTACGACGCACGCTGAGGAGATAGCCTCGCGCTCGCGTCCGCCTCAAAGAGTTTCCCGGACGCAGGGATGCTCACTCGCGCGCGACTTCGTGCCGCCCGAAGCCGTAACGGAGCCGATTCGCCAACCGTCGCGAGAACCGTCCCTCGTTTCGGCTGTCGAAGCGTTCGGCGAGCGCCTGATAGATGAGTGGCACGGGCACCTCCTGTTCGAGCGCCTCCTGGACGGTCCACGTGCCCGTCGACCCGCCCGCGATGTGGTCGGCGACGTCGCCGAGGTCCGTTCCTTCTTCGGCGAACGCCTCCTCGCAGAGTTCGAGTAGCCACGACCGGATGACCGCGCCGTTGTTCCACGTCCGCGAGACGGCTTCGAGGTCGAGGTCGTAGCGACCGTCCGCGAGGAGTTCGAAGCCCTCGCCGTACGCCTGCATCAGCGCGTACTCGACGCCGTTGTGGACCATCTTCACGTAGTGGCCCGACCCCGACTCGCCCATCCGGTCGTGGCCGTCGGGACCAGTTGCGACGGCGTCGAAGACGGGCGTCAGTTCGTCGTACGCCCACTGCGGACCGCCGACCATCAGCGAGAAGCCGAGTTCCGCGCCCGCGGGGCCGCCGCTGGTTCCGCAGTCGAGGTACGCCGCCCGGCAGGCCTTCGCGCGTTCGAGGGAGCGCTCGAAATGGGAGTTGCCGCCGTCGACGACCACGTCGTCGTCGTCGAGATACGCGTCGAGGTCGGCGAGCGTCGCATCGACGGCGTCCCCAGCGGGGACCATCAGCCAGATGCGCTTCTCCTCGCCCAGTTTCTCGACGAGGTCCTCGACGCTCTCGGCGGGCTCTGCACCCGCGTCGGCGGCGGCGTTCACTGCTGCTTCGTCGAGGTCGAACGCGACCACGTCGTGGCCCGCGTCGGCGACTCGGTTCACGACGATCTGACCCATGCGACCCAGTCCGATGACGCCCAGTTGCATGGTCGGAGGTTCACGGGAGGGAGGTAAGGGGTTGTGGTTCGTCGGGACCGTCCACGCGCCACCGTCGTCCCAGCGCGTCGCCGCACACCTGCTCACAGCGTGACCGTCGCTGCACTTACGCTCCCGGCTCTCGTACACCTCTCGACATGACGCTCACCGACATCCTCGACACGACCGTCGCGACCGCCGCGCCGACGACGCCCGTGGGAGACGTGACCGCCGCGATGCGTGAGGGGGCGCTCGAACTCGTCGCTGTCCTCGACGAGCAGCGCCCGCTCGGACTGCTGACGCCCGCCGACATCGGCCGCGCGTACGTCGCCGGCGAGGAACTCGACGGGAAAACTGCCGAAGACGTGCTGTCGGGCGACCTCGTTACCGTCCGCGAGTCCGAGGACCTCTCGGCGCTGGTCGCGCACCTCGCGGACGAGAACGCCCGCCGCGCCGCCGTCGTCGACGACGCGGGCGACTTCGTCGGCGCCGTCCGGTTGGAGGACGCACTCGTCCAGTACGGCGAGGACCTCACTCGCGTCCTCTCGATGTTCGACGGGTGACGGGGTCGGCGGCCGCGGGAGCGAACGGCGGATGCGGACGATTTCCGACGCACCGTCACCGACGCACGACCAGTACGGTCAGGTCGTCGAACGAACTCTCCGGCGGACGATCGCCGTTCCCGCCGAACCCCTCGTTCTCGCCGTTTTCGGCGCGCTCGTCTCCCTCACCGGTCGCGGCCAACGCCCCGAGCGTCGTCGTCGTCCGCGACTCGGTCGGAAAGGTCAAGCACTCGAAGACGAGCACCTCGCGTTCGTGATTCGCGCCGGCGTCGAGCAAGTGCGCGGCGACGCGCTCGGGCATCCAGTCGGGCGGCCGAGGGATAACGAGCAGGTGCCGCTCTCCGATATCCGCCGCGATTCGGTCAACCTCGACCGCGAGTTCCCCGCGTTTGTGCAGCGAGACGACCGTCGACTGCTCCAGCGGCGTCCGCGCCCGTGCGGCGGCGACCTGCACCGCCGAGACGCCCGGAACGACGCGAACCGGTCGGTCGACGGCACGCTCGACGCGGCCGAGGAACTGGTAGCCCGAGACGTTCGGATCGCCCCACAGCACCGCGACGCCGCGGTCGCCGTCGGCCACACGCTCGGCGAACTCGGCCAACCGGACGGACTGGTCGCCGTACGAACAGCGGACGAACGCGGCGTCGGTCCGGTCGCGGACGAGGTCGAGCACCGTGTCGAAGCCGACGACGACGTCGGCGTCGGCCAGTAACTCCGCGGCGCGCTCGGTGAGATACCGCGGGTCGCCCGGTCCGACACCGACGGCCGGAACGTACGCCGCGCACTCCCCCCTCTCGGTCCGCCCGGACTCCGGCGCGGCCGCCGCTTCTTCTCCCGGATCCGTTCCGTCCCTCTGCTCTTCATCTCTCCGCTCTCCGCTCGACTCCGACGCATCGGCCATACAACAACTGTGATTTCGTTAGACAAAGTTTTATTGAGTTACTTCGTCTGTGCCGATACTGTGCAATCGACACGACGGACGCTGTTGACGGTCGCGCTCGCTCTCGCACTCGCCCTCACGCCCGCGGTGGGCGCAGTAGGGAGCGTCGCGGCGGAGGATTCGGCCGGCGCAACGACGGTGGAGGCGATGCAGACGAGCGGCGACTGTTCGTTTCCGCTGACGGAGCGTGACGCGACGGGCACCGAGGTGACGCTCGACGAGGAGCCGCAGCGGGTGGTGACGCTAAACCCGAGCGCGGCGCAGACGATGTGGGAGATCGGCGCGCGCGAGAAGGTCGTCGGCCTGACGAAGTACGCCTCGAACCTCGACGGCGCCGAAGCGGCGACGAACGTCTCGACGACCGAGGACATCGTCGACGCGGAGACGGTGGTCAGCCTCGAACCCGACCTCGTGTTGGCGCCGAACGCCACCTCGGCGGAGACCGTCGAGAAACTCCGCGAGGCCGGAGTGACCGTCTACCACTTCGAGGAGGCCGAAACCGTCGAAGACGTCTCCGAGAAGACGCGGTTGACCGGTCGCCTCGTCGGCGCGTGCGACGACGCCGAGACGAGAGCCGCGGCGTTCGACGAGAACGTCTCGACGGTCCGCGACGCCGTCGAGGACCGCGACCGCCCGGACGTCATCTACACGTTCTACGGTTACACCGCCGGTGAGGGGACGTTCATCGACACGATAATCGAGACCGCCGGCGGCGACAACGTCGCCGCGGAGGCGAACGTCACCGGCTACAAGCGCGTCAGCGACGAACTCGTCGTCGACGCCGACCCCGACTGGGTTCTCCGGAACTCCGACGACCCGACCGTCCCGCGGACCGAGGCGTACAACAGCACGACAGCGGTCCGAAACGATCAGGTCGTCGTCGTTCCCATCGAGCACCTCAACCGCCCCGCGCCGAGAATCGAACGAGCGATAACGCAGCTCGCCTCGGCGTTCCACCCCGATGCCTACGAGCGGGCCGTGGAATCGTCGACGGCGGAGGGCGAGGAGCTGTCCGCGAACGGGACGACCGAGGGGAACGGGACGAACGAGACGACGTCGACTGCGAGCGACGACACCGCCGAGTCGGAGACCACCGGCGCTACTGACGCCGACGGAGAGTCGCAGAGCGGGGCCGAAGCGCCGGGATTCGGCGTCGGCGCTGCCGCCAGCGCACTAGCGTTCGTCTCGCTCGCGTTCGCCGCGCGGGGACGGAGATGAGACGATGACGAACGAGGGGATGACGGGGTCGCTCTTTCCCGACGACCCGCGACCGAAGCCGAAAGTCGTCTCGACCTCCCCGTCGGGCACCGAGATCTGCTACGCGCTGGGCGTCGAACCGGTCGCGGTGTCGCACGCCTGCGACTTTCCGGCGGCCGTCGACGACCGCCCCGTCATCGACCGGTCGCGCGTCACCGGCGAGAGTAGCGCGGACCGCCACCGCTCCGTGGGGGAGGCCCGACGCGAGGGCGGCGCCTACGAGGTCGACCGCGACCTGCTTCTGGAACTCCAGCCGGACCTCGTGTTGAGCCAGTCGGTCTGCGGCGTCTGCGCCGTCGACGAGACGCTCGTTCGGGAGACGCTCGGCGACGCCGAGATCGAGGTGCTCGGGCTCTCGGCGAGCACGCTCGGCGACGTCTTCGACTGCGTCGCCGAGGTCGGTGACGCGACGGGGCGCGTCGAGCGCGCGGAGGCGGTCGTCGAACGCTGTCGGCGGCGCATCGACGCCGTTTGGCGCGAGCGCCCCGTCGACGCGCCGCGCGTCGCCGTCGTCGAGTGGATGGACCCGCTGCGGGTCGCCGGCAACTGGGTCCCCGAGGTCGTCGCCGCCGCGGGCGGCGAGTACGGTCTCGCCGAACCGGGGCAGTCGAGCGTCGCCGTCGAGTGGGCCGATCTCGTCGACGATGCGCCGGAGGTGCTCGTCGTCGCGCCGTGCAGCTACGACCCCGAGCAGACGCGAGCGCGCCTCGACGAACTCGCCTCGCGGCCGGGTTGGGAGTCCCTCCCGGCGGTCGAACGGGGGAACGTCCACGTCCTCGACGGCACCGTTCTGAACCGGTGGACGCCGCGACTCGTCGAATCGGTCGAGGAACTCGGGCAGGTCTGTCGGAGCGTCGCGACGGACTGAGAGCGACCTGCGCCGAACCCCTCTGCTTTTTCCACATATCCCGCCTCCACCAGCGCATGGACGAACGCGTACGCGAGCACGCCGCGGTGCTCGTCGACTGGAGCGCGCGCATCGAAGCCGGCGACGACGTAATCGTCAGCGTCGCCGAAGACGCCCACGACCTCGCCGTCGCCGTCGCCGAGAAACTCGGCGAGCGCGGGGCGAACGTCGTCACCCTCTACGACTCCGCGGAGGTGTCGCGCGCCTACCTGAAGAACCACGACGGCGAGTTCGACGCCGACCCCGCGCACGAACTCGCGCTGCTGGAGCACGCCGACGCCTATCTCCGCCTCGGCGGCGGCCGAAACACGACGGCGAGCGCTGACGTGCCCGGCGAGACCCAGCGCACGTTCGCCCGCGCACGCGAAGAAATTCGGGAGGCGCGGATGGCCACCGACTGGGTGGCGACGGTCCACCCCACGCGCTCGCTCGCCCAGCAGGCCGGGATGGCCTACGAGGAGTACCAGCAGTTCGTCTACGACGCCGTGCTGCGCGACTGGGGGTCGCTCGCCGACGAGATGGCGCAGATGAAAGCGGTGCTCGACGCCGGGAGCGAAGTCCGAATCGAGAAGGAGCAAACCGATCTCACCGTGTCCATCGAGGGGCGGACCGCCGTGAACTCCGCCGCCTCCGTCGCCTACGACTCGCACAACCTCCCCTCGGGCGAAGTCTTCACGGCCCCGTACGCCACCGAGGGAGAGGCGTTCTTCGACGTGCCGATGACTCACCGGAGCAAGCGCATCACCGACGTCCACCTCACCTTCGAAGACGGGGAAGTCGTCGACTTCAGCGCCGGCCAGAACGAGGACGTGCTCGCCGACATCCTCGACACCGACGAGGGCGCGCGCCGCCTCGGTGAGCTCGGCATCGGGATGAACCGCGGCATCGACCGCTTCACCGACAGCGTCCTCTTCGACGAGAAGATGGGCGACACCGTCCACCTCGCGGTCGGCCGAGCGTACGACGCCTGTCTCCCCGAGGGCGAGGAAGGGAACCAGTCGGCGGTCCACCTCGACATGATTACTGACATGAGCGAGCGCTCCACCATCGAAGTCGACGGCGAGGTCGTCCAGCGAAACGGGACGTTCCGGTGGGAGGACGGGTTCGAGGGGTAATTTACAGATTTTCGGTACAGAGCTTCGCCGAGCGAGTGGAAGAGCCAGGGGTTCCCGGTTCGGCACCGAGGAGACGCCGTCGACGGCGTACCGCCGAGCGGTACGCGACCGATTACCGGTTCGACTCGTCGTTCTCGTTCTCCACGTTGATGCTGAGCGGTTCGTCGCTTCCGCCGTCGCCGCTTCCGCCGCTGCCGAGGAGTCTCGACCGCAGGTCGTCGGTGAACGACTGCACCTGGTCGCGGACGGTCTTGACCTCCTCTTCGAACTTCTCGACGGTTCGCTCGACGTGGTACACCCGGTTCGCCGGAATCCGACGGACGATGTCGCGCCCCTCGTCGTCCTCGCCGATTTTCACCAGCCAGTGGTCCTGGAAGTACGCCACGTGTTCGTTCTGAACGTTCTTCTCGACGGTTCCGTCGTCGGGGTCTTCGTAGACGATAGTCGCCTCTCCGAGTTCTTTGTCGACCATAGGGGAGAGTCGTCGTCCAGCCATGAAGTACTGTGGGCCGACTCGACGTCGGCCGCCCGACCCGACTCCCGCACGGAAAGCACTTGCCGGACGGGTCGTTTCTTTCCCTATGCGTCGATACGCCCTCCCGTTCGTCGTCTTCGGCCTCCTCGTCGCCGGCTGCACCGGCGTCCCGTCGGCGGACGACTCCCCCCAGACGACCGCGACGGAATCCCCGACCGAATCGCCGGCGACGACGTCGCCGACCCCGACCACCGACGACCGTTCGACGACCGCCTACACCGACTGTCCGTACCTACTGCACGTCGAAGTCGCCGACGAGCACCGGGCCGCGGAGGCCGACCGGACGCTGGCGTACGAGAATCTCTCCGCGGACCGACGGGCCGAGTTCGACCGCGCCCGCGAGAACGGGACGCTCTCGATGGAGTCGCTGCCCGACACGTGGAGCGCGCCGCGAATCGTCGAGTACGACGGGGAAACGTACGAGACGGTCGCCGCGACCTGCTGACGGCGACTTCGGACGCCGGCGGTCGGACGACTACTCCTGTTTCGGTTCGTGGACGTGGCCGCACTCGGGACACTCCACTTCCTCGGCGCGCAACTGCGCGCTCGACTGGCGGACCTCGCGCATGACGCTCGAGATCCGCTCCTCGGCGTCGAGTTCCTCGGCGACGGCCAGGTCGACGCCTTCGACTTCCAGGAGGAACTTCGCGATTTCGGTCACCTCGTACATCGTTTCGTCGAGTTCTTCGGCGGTGAAGAAGCCGCTCATCGCGCCGTAGAGGAACGTCGCGCCCGACTTCTTCACCTTCCCCTCGAAGGATGAGCGGGCCTGGTTGACCGCCTGCGGGGTGTAGGTGTCGGTCATGAAGGGCACGAGACGAGGGAGGTTCTCGCCGATTTTCGTCATCTCGACGCCCGTCTCGGTCCGGAAGTCCGCACAGAGGCGGGCGATGGCCCACTCGCGGGCGGTGATGTACGTCCGGTCGCGGAGGAACCCGTTGACGCGGTCGTACTGCGCGCCGTCCATCTTCTTGAAGCGGGCGTACTTCTGCACGTCCTCGGGGACGTCCTCGGTTTCGGCGTCTCCGGTGGGGGTGTCGGCGTCGTCCGACTCGCTGGCGTCGCCTCCCTCGGCGTCGACTCGGCCGTCGTCCTCGCCGTTCGTCGCTTCCTCGGGCGCTGTTCGCTCCGTCGTCGCCGACGCTGTCGATTCCGCCGATTCCGCCGATTCCGCCGATTCGGCCGTGCGCTCCTCGGCACCGACTGCCTCGTCGCGCGCGCCGTTGGTCGTCTCTCGTTCCGGCGACTCCGGGGGCGTCGCGGGGTCGTCTGCCATACTCCGCCCTTGTGAACCGGGTACAAAAGGGTTGTCGGCGTCGACCGAGCGGGGCCGAGAAGCGGACGCCCGCGCGGACGAGCGACCCCGAGGAGGCCGGATTCGGCGGCAACTGTTTTGGCCCCCGCCTACGACTGCCTCGCATATGAAGGTCTTACTCGGAATCGGCGGGAGCGAGGACTCGTATCACGCGCTCGAACGGACGGTCGAGCGGGCGGTCGCGGCCGACGACGACCTCACCGTCGCCATCGTCGACAACCCGGACTCCGACGCGACGCCGAAGGAGATCGAGATACGCGTTCGGGAACGACTCGACGACGCCGCTATCGACGCCGAAATCCAGCACGTCGAGGGCGACCCCGGGAGCAGCCTCGTCGACCTCGCCGAGAGCGGCGGCTTCGACCAGGTCGTTCTCGGCGGCGGCCAGCGCAGTCCGATGGGCAAGATTAGCATCGGAAGCATCGCCGAGTTCGTGCTCCTGAACTCCCACAAGACGGTGAAGCTAGTGCGATGACGAGAGAACGTCTCTACCCGGACGAACCGGCGGGACCGTTCGACGCGCCGCCCATCGAGTTCGAGGACCGCGAGGGCCGCTCCATCGAGGTTCGCGCCTACGACCCCGCCGGCGACGAGTACGAACGTCTCGTCGAGATGTACGCCGAGTTCGACCCCGCCGACCGCGCGCAGGGCATCCCACCGGGTCGCGAGGAGCGCATTCGGTCGTGGCTCGACACGATCCTCGGCTCGGACTGTCTGAACGTCGTCGCCTGGTGCGGCGACGAGGCGGCTGGACACGCGACGCTCGTCCCCGACGAAGACGCCTACGAACTCGCCATCTTCGTCCTCCAGACGTACCAGCGCGCGGGGATCGGCACGCACCTCATCGAGGCGCTGCTCGGACACGGACAGGCCAGCGATGTCGAGAAGGTGTGGCTCACCGTCGAGCGGTGGAACCGCGCGGCCGTCGCGCTCTACAAGAAGATCGGCTTCGAGACGAGCAACGCCGAGAGCTTCGAGTTGGAGATGGCGCTCCGGCTGAACTGACCGGTTTCCCCGGTGTGGGCTCGACTTTCGCAGACGCCCGCCGACTCGTCCGAGCGCGTTCTTCCGAGAAGCGTACCACTAAGCACGTCACCGTCTACCACTCTGTGTATGTCTCACACGCAGACCGTGTTGCTGGAGAACTTGACGTGGACGGAGGTAGAGACGGCGCTCGACGAGGGAACGCGAACCGCGATCATCGCCGTCGGCTCCGTCGAACAGCACGGACCGCATCTGCCGCTCGTCATGGACACCCTCGCGGGCGACGAACTCTCGCGGCGTCTCGCCGAGGAGTTGGGCGACGCCGTCGCCGCGCCGACGATCCGACCCGGCTGTTCGGGCCATCACATGGACTTTCCCGGCACGATTACGATTCCACCGGAGACGCTGATGGAGCTGATTCGGTCGTACTGTCGGTCACTGGACGCCCACGGCTTCGAGCATCTGGTGCTCGTCCCGACCCACGGCGGGAACTTCGCGCCGGTCAACACCGTCGCACCCGAGATCGCGCGCGAACTCGACGCGAACGTCGTCGCGCTCGCGGAGCTCGACAGCTTGATGGAACTGATGAACGAGGGACTTCGGGAGGCCGGCGTCGACTACGAGGAGCCGGTGATTCACGCGGGTGCGGCGGAGACGGCGATGGTGATGGCCGTCGACGAGGGACTCGTCCGGACCGACCGACTCGAACTCGGCCGCGAGGGCGACATCTCGGTCTCACGGCTGCTCAGCGAGGGGTTCAGGGCGATAACCGAAAACGGTGTCCTCGGCGACCCGCGGGAGGCGACGCCCGAGGCGGGCGAGGCGATTCTCTCGACGATAACCGACGCGTACGTCGAGCGAATCGAGGCGGAACGGGACGCGGTCTGAATCGCGCTCCCCGCCTCAGACCGACAGGACGGGCTGACTCGCGTACAACAGCACGTACTCGGCGGCTTTCTCCAGTACCTCGCCGGGGTCGCCGGAGACGGGTTCTCGCGGGACGACGATGAAGTCGGCGTCGACCTCGTCGGCGGT from Haloprofundus halobius includes:
- a CDS encoding homing endonuclease associated repeat-containing protein yields the protein MVIVAIVGALLWDFEQATALALTSFISYILLGLLISFGWVTYRRKQAVASVETAAKEHLAQERERIDDDLNKGAVESATVRVESLEQTYQFLVDDVESERLRTEVESYLTAIDELRTRVEKGTAEWETLSSSIELVKEKLDAAENEYEAENFDSALEIYRTLEPAIEDLSSATLTVTSSSGDALPPVETVSSKYWRGYFQTTLTVGYIQMQEGDELLSQSAQNACKTYQEATKNVEQAVDLAESEDITYNDIDFLGSPIPQPTLTDIDGIGEQRADSLRDHGIESPVDIVEANSLSHIPRIGEKTERRLRRSAESLVENFLEVQHGKAHTKYSKLNDWVCLHDESVGLLEKAEDAVVKARTNLLDGKDEETGSELQKADQITDEVESKLRSLVENEFQVELSTQVDELHNQLTRVNQSIRLLSSITACNEQIGISESAIQDGNFTSALDHVNRGKKHLDAANQITTQLSEHEWTQPVERRREKLDRLDNQIHAELETQKIEKRLDEAERDIEHAINGLGEDTTAVDIEASVDHLESAVSTIKTVQPIVESVGGAAQERLECLANQAEETEELVERYRNSLEFDSLIESVEEQIKAGVEASKEGSYQSSSGHFGHAKQELNAATELVGKVDRSDAGKQVRQLSRRLESERSDALRRKHFSICWSLMERAEKAVARAIDHLETNAYDDAAKGFTEAIEHLSDAEQWAQRSDLAEQWEIKQRLDTLCEYRSNAESSLETYLKRRSSEAAQHLDRANQLISKSHQQLDIEDASAANESWMTARDSLDTAKEIIGNSQLQNAANLEERHRETERRLTELRNAIERSGYDISGASRTRLVDELQELAVTIGESPREEFVDACGRYPSDEYVEMFGSWEDALRAANLEPVDWASRNRRKYTRVDILESVAELTRTFGRYPTKAEMNDQGSMSVSTVETRFGTWESALDLAERIELSSELSRDDAVAELTGISGVTATEASILYDAGLTSVIDVQKATMENLLAIDGISKQIALRMKADVGELTTESQVR
- a CDS encoding 2Fe-2S iron-sulfur cluster-binding protein — translated: MALIDPVALGLGAALTALAVAMHFSKGTGWAATADISQEVLEQRASTVPETDFPEPMNRSIGGGGAVAVGGAAAGEEGELEEGEAQEESSSPADIPEDEVEYFEVEFVKEGATIEIPNNQTVLESGEEEGWDLPYACRQGQCVSCAGQITSGGNSEDYVVHDNQQMLDDGELDDGYTLTCVAYPRADFSIETGTAP
- a CDS encoding YMGG-like glycine zipper-containing protein; the encoded protein is MDRASVSVRLYRVLSRVRYAAIGGAIGGAVGGIVSKKAASTGAAVGALVGATFGETRVTARSRFDRMKERGEEELKRIPLE
- the gnd gene encoding phosphogluconate dehydrogenase (NAD(+)-dependent, decarboxylating); translated protein: MQLGVIGLGRMGQIVVNRVADAGHDVVAFDLDEAAVNAAADAGAEPAESVEDLVEKLGEEKRIWLMVPAGDAVDATLADLDAYLDDDDVVVDGGNSHFERSLERAKACRAAYLDCGTSGGPAGAELGFSLMVGGPQWAYDELTPVFDAVATGPDGHDRMGESGSGHYVKMVHNGVEYALMQAYGEGFELLADGRYDLDLEAVSRTWNNGAVIRSWLLELCEEAFAEEGTDLGDVADHIAGGSTGTWTVQEALEQEVPVPLIYQALAERFDSRNEGRFSRRLANRLRYGFGRHEVARE
- a CDS encoding CBS domain-containing protein → MTLTDILDTTVATAAPTTPVGDVTAAMREGALELVAVLDEQRPLGLLTPADIGRAYVAGEELDGKTAEDVLSGDLVTVRESEDLSALVAHLADENARRAAVVDDAGDFVGAVRLEDALVQYGEDLTRVLSMFDG
- the cbiE gene encoding precorrin-6y C5,15-methyltransferase (decarboxylating) subunit CbiE, which gives rise to MADASESSGERRDEEQRDGTDPGEEAAAAPESGRTERGECAAYVPAVGVGPGDPRYLTERAAELLADADVVVGFDTVLDLVRDRTDAAFVRCSYGDQSVRLAEFAERVADGDRGVAVLWGDPNVSGYQFLGRVERAVDRPVRVVPGVSAVQVAAARARTPLEQSTVVSLHKRGELAVEVDRIAADIGERHLLVIPRPPDWMPERVAAHLLDAGANHEREVLVFECLTFPTESRTTTTLGALAATGEGDERAENGENEGFGGNGDRPPESSFDDLTVLVVRR